A window of the Xiashengella succiniciproducens genome harbors these coding sequences:
- a CDS encoding beta-ketoacyl-ACP synthase III, translating into MADVYINRISSFFPNEVVQNDEMEEYLGYIGGEKSKSKRIVLRSNGIEQRYYALDKNGRVTHTNAELTAQAVKKLFDDPAELRKMDMLACGTTSPDVLLPSHAVMVHGLLPESSNIEVISNAGACCSGMQAFKHAWLAVKAGDKQYAVCAGSERISPQMRASAFEEEIKHLERIEANPYVAFEKDFLRWMLSDGAGAFLLEPAPRKGELSLRVEWVDLCSFANELETCMYMGGEKDENGKMIGYNDMRQDEIFKNSVLSLKQDVKTLSKYIVDKGFTFLKGLLERKNVEVDSIDYFLPHMSSYFFKDKIYDMLQANGIGIPYEKWFFNLKTKGNVGAGSIYIMLEELFHSGRLKEGDRILLAVPESARFSYAFSLLTVVKQS; encoded by the coding sequence ATGGCCGACGTCTATATTAACCGTATATCATCCTTCTTCCCAAATGAGGTGGTGCAGAATGACGAGATGGAAGAGTACCTGGGGTATATTGGTGGAGAGAAATCAAAATCAAAGCGAATTGTCCTTAGAAGTAACGGTATAGAGCAGAGATACTATGCATTGGATAAGAATGGCAGGGTAACTCATACCAATGCCGAATTGACAGCGCAGGCCGTTAAGAAGTTGTTTGATGATCCTGCAGAATTAAGGAAAATGGATATGCTGGCATGTGGTACTACCAGTCCTGATGTATTGTTGCCATCTCATGCAGTAATGGTACATGGCTTACTCCCTGAATCCTCAAATATTGAAGTAATATCCAATGCCGGAGCATGTTGTTCGGGTATGCAGGCTTTTAAGCATGCATGGCTTGCAGTAAAAGCCGGTGACAAGCAGTATGCGGTTTGTGCAGGTTCAGAGCGTATTTCTCCTCAAATGAGGGCGTCAGCCTTTGAAGAGGAGATCAAACACCTTGAACGCATTGAAGCCAATCCTTATGTAGCTTTTGAAAAGGACTTTCTGAGATGGATGTTGTCTGATGGTGCAGGTGCTTTCCTGTTGGAGCCTGCTCCACGAAAGGGTGAATTATCACTGAGGGTTGAGTGGGTAGATTTGTGCTCGTTTGCCAATGAACTCGAAACCTGTATGTATATGGGCGGGGAGAAGGATGAGAATGGAAAGATGATTGGTTATAACGACATGCGGCAGGATGAAATATTTAAAAATTCAGTGCTGAGCCTAAAGCAGGATGTTAAGACCCTCAGTAAGTACATTGTTGATAAGGGTTTTACCTTCCTGAAAGGTTTGCTTGAGAGGAAGAATGTGGAAGTCGATTCCATAGATTATTTCCTACCGCATATGTCAAGCTATTTCTTCAAGGATAAAATCTATGATATGTTACAGGCCAACGGTATTGGTATTCCTTACGAAAAGTGGTTCTTTAACCTCAAGACTAAGGGCAATGTCGGAGCCGGTTCTATTTATATTATGCTGGAGGAACTGTTCCACAGCGGCAGGCTAAAAGAAGGAGACAGAATCCTGCTTGCCGTTCCGGAAAGTGCAAGATTTTCTTATGCTTTCTCACTGTTAACAGTGGTAAAACAAAGCTAG
- a CDS encoding HAL/PAL/TAL family ammonia-lyase: MLISNHFSPNKTREAITITPSRDLTVEDFEQVVLKGATVEISPESLKDVEASYDFLCEFAKHKVIYGVNTGFGPMAQYRVEDNCVKDLQYNLIRSHAAGTGEKIDDRSVKAAMLVRLSAISKGYSGIHPSTILLLKDMINKDIIPVIPRHGGVGASGDLVQLSHLALAMIGEGKVSFKGEIRNTADVFREEGLKPIEVKTREGLSLINGTSVMTGIGAINALKSRQLLEWCICSSAMMNEIVGAFDDYFSKELNGVKKHHGQMYIADEMSRVLRSSKLIARREEHFYNGNGHQQEKEFDRKVQEYYSLRCVTQILGPVYEAIENAIRIVENEVNSVSDNPVIDYKNRNVFHGGNFHGDYISLEMDKLKLAVTRMSMLSERQLAFLFNPNLNKLLPPFINFGTLGLNLGMQGIQFTATSTTAENQMLSNSMYVHSIPTNNDNQDIVSMGTNSALIAKTVIDNAYQVQAIHMLALVQAIDYLQIADKLSDSTRHTYKAIRSIVPVFVEDKPKYEELALICDYIYNNRFE; encoded by the coding sequence ATGTTGATTTCGAATCATTTCAGCCCCAATAAAACAAGGGAAGCGATTACTATTACCCCATCAAGGGATTTGACTGTAGAAGACTTTGAGCAGGTAGTGCTCAAAGGTGCTACAGTAGAGATTAGTCCTGAAAGCCTAAAAGATGTAGAAGCTTCCTACGATTTTCTGTGTGAATTTGCAAAACACAAAGTCATCTATGGGGTAAACACAGGCTTTGGCCCCATGGCACAGTACAGAGTAGAAGATAATTGTGTTAAGGATTTGCAATACAACCTGATACGCAGTCATGCTGCCGGTACCGGTGAGAAAATTGATGACAGGAGTGTAAAAGCTGCAATGCTAGTACGTCTGAGTGCCATCTCAAAGGGTTATTCGGGTATTCATCCCTCCACCATACTCTTGCTCAAGGACATGATCAACAAGGATATTATTCCAGTGATACCAAGGCATGGTGGTGTTGGAGCCAGTGGTGACCTGGTTCAGTTATCCCACCTTGCACTTGCAATGATTGGTGAGGGTAAGGTTTCCTTTAAGGGAGAAATCAGGAATACAGCCGATGTTTTCAGGGAAGAAGGACTTAAACCAATAGAGGTAAAGACCCGTGAAGGGCTGTCTCTTATCAATGGGACGTCAGTAATGACAGGTATTGGTGCGATAAATGCTCTTAAGTCCAGGCAACTTCTTGAATGGTGTATCTGTTCATCTGCCATGATGAACGAGATAGTAGGAGCTTTTGACGATTACTTCTCTAAAGAACTCAATGGTGTTAAGAAGCACCATGGCCAGATGTATATTGCTGATGAGATGAGCAGGGTACTCAGGTCAAGCAAACTGATTGCTCGGCGTGAGGAGCACTTTTACAATGGTAACGGACACCAACAGGAGAAGGAATTTGACAGAAAGGTTCAGGAGTATTATTCGCTCCGCTGTGTAACACAGATTCTTGGGCCAGTATATGAAGCCATTGAGAATGCAATAAGGATTGTCGAAAATGAGGTTAACTCCGTTAGTGACAATCCGGTAATTGACTATAAGAACAGGAATGTGTTCCATGGAGGCAACTTCCATGGCGATTATATATCACTTGAGATGGACAAGCTCAAACTGGCCGTGACGAGGATGTCAATGCTGTCTGAGCGTCAGTTGGCCTTCCTGTTTAACCCAAATCTGAACAAGCTGTTGCCGCCCTTCATAAACTTCGGTACACTTGGTCTGAACCTTGGAATGCAGGGCATACAGTTTACCGCCACGTCAACAACTGCAGAAAATCAGATGCTTTCAAATTCAATGTATGTTCACAGCATACCTACCAACAATGACAATCAGGATATCGTAAGCATGGGGACCAACTCAGCATTGATAGCAAAGACAGTAATTGACAACGCATATCAGGTACAGGCAATTCACATGCTTGCTCTTGTTCAGGCTATTGACTACCTGCAGATAGCAGACAAACTGTCTGATAGCACCAGACATACATATAAGGCAATCAGGTCAATAGTTCCGGTTTTTGTAGAGGACAAGCCCAAGTATGAAGAACTGGCCTTGATTTGTGATTATATCTACAACAACAGATTTGAGTAA
- a CDS encoding ABC transporter ATP-binding protein → MTDLLIDIENVSKKYTGADRYSLKSVNLKIYEGEKFGFFGPNGAGKTTLISILCQILPFNEGKVTYYLGSKPIEFHSIRQKIGFVPQDLALYEDLTARQNISYFGAMYNMKSNEVRKRSVELFELLGLSAVADRKVRTFSGGMKRRLNLIAGLIHEPAVVFLDEPTVGVDIQSRNAMLSFLKEINGKGTSLIYTSHHLDEAERICDRVAIIDHGDIIASGSIPQLLGENDVEDLTGLLIKLTGKEFRDNV, encoded by the coding sequence ATGACTGATCTGCTGATTGACATAGAGAATGTTAGCAAGAAGTACACTGGTGCTGATCGTTACAGTCTTAAGTCGGTAAATCTCAAGATTTACGAAGGCGAGAAGTTTGGCTTCTTTGGGCCCAACGGTGCTGGTAAAACAACCCTTATTTCAATACTATGCCAGATACTTCCCTTTAATGAGGGAAAGGTTACCTATTATTTAGGCAGTAAACCTATTGAATTTCATAGTATAAGGCAGAAGATAGGGTTTGTGCCTCAGGATTTGGCTTTGTACGAAGACCTTACTGCTCGTCAGAATATCAGCTACTTCGGTGCGATGTACAATATGAAGTCAAATGAAGTGCGTAAGCGCTCTGTGGAGCTGTTTGAGCTTCTTGGCCTGTCCGCAGTAGCGGACAGGAAGGTGAGGACCTTTTCGGGTGGGATGAAACGCAGACTCAACCTGATAGCTGGTCTGATACATGAGCCGGCAGTCGTTTTTCTCGATGAACCGACTGTTGGTGTTGATATTCAGAGCAGAAATGCAATGCTTTCGTTTTTGAAGGAGATAAATGGTAAAGGCACATCGTTGATCTATACCTCTCATCATCTTGATGAAGCTGAAAGAATTTGCGATAGAGTAGCAATTATCGATCATGGTGATATTATAGCATCAGGCAGTATACCTCAACTACTTGGGGAGAATGATGTAGAGGATCTCACAGGTCTGCTTATCAAGCTCACAGGCAAAGAGTTTAGAGACAATGTATAA
- a CDS encoding beta-ketoacyl-[acyl-carrier-protein] synthase family protein: protein MLVSDTEVYISGFGCITPIGNNGDENLQSLRLGQCGIRKPVLFESKYASLYLFGEVSLSNSELCSLLGFEGVKGLTRTDLLAFKAFGDAIQDAGLRPEDISSYDTAFVSASTVGGMCLTDQLYRDSNLQSDNGEFLNSYSCWAHATRIAGHYRIRGLVDAINTACSSSANAIMHGARLIKTGRAKRAIVGGVDALSKYTVNGFNSLQILSQGYCKPFDADRDGLNLGEGACYLVLESRESLGDRKPLAVVAGYGNANDAYHTSSLSDNAIGILRAMQNAVLSAGIDPEQIAYVNAHGTGTDNNDKVESEGFRRFFKRIPPFSSTKSYTGHTLGAAGAIEAVYSVFALMYGELYPNLNFGKPEGPNGLVPVLKTTKADLCYVMSNSYGFSGNCTSLIFKRL, encoded by the coding sequence ATGCTGGTCTCAGATACTGAAGTATATATAAGCGGTTTTGGTTGCATTACTCCCATCGGCAATAACGGGGACGAGAATCTACAGTCCCTGCGTTTGGGACAATGTGGTATCAGGAAGCCCGTCCTCTTTGAATCCAAATATGCATCTCTGTATTTGTTTGGAGAGGTAAGCCTGTCCAACAGTGAGCTTTGCTCGCTTTTGGGATTTGAGGGAGTCAAGGGGTTGACACGTACAGATCTCCTGGCTTTTAAGGCTTTTGGTGACGCAATACAGGATGCCGGCCTAAGACCCGAGGATATATCTTCCTACGATACTGCTTTTGTATCTGCAAGCACGGTTGGAGGGATGTGTCTGACCGATCAGCTATACAGGGACTCCAACCTGCAGTCCGACAATGGGGAATTTCTAAACTCATACAGTTGCTGGGCTCATGCTACCAGAATAGCCGGGCATTACAGGATCAGAGGTCTTGTGGATGCAATCAATACGGCCTGTTCTTCATCTGCCAACGCTATTATGCATGGTGCAAGGCTGATTAAGACCGGAAGGGCAAAGAGGGCAATTGTAGGAGGTGTCGATGCTCTGTCAAAATATACTGTCAACGGTTTCAATTCTCTGCAGATACTCTCACAAGGCTACTGCAAACCTTTTGATGCAGATCGTGACGGATTAAATCTTGGAGAAGGAGCCTGTTATCTCGTTCTTGAATCACGTGAAAGCCTGGGCGACAGAAAGCCTTTAGCTGTTGTAGCAGGTTATGGGAATGCAAATGATGCATATCATACCTCTTCGCTTTCTGATAATGCCATTGGAATACTCAGGGCTATGCAGAATGCAGTATTATCAGCAGGAATTGATCCGGAACAGATTGCTTACGTGAATGCACATGGTACCGGAACTGATAACAATGACAAGGTTGAGAGTGAGGGCTTCCGCAGATTCTTCAAGAGGATTCCTCCTTTTAGTTCCACAAAATCTTATACAGGTCATACTCTTGGCGCGGCAGGCGCCATAGAGGCTGTATATTCTGTATTTGCCCTGATGTACGGAGAACTTTATCCCAACCTTAACTTTGGCAAGCCTGAGGGTCCTAATGGTCTGGTTCCGGTACTGAAGACAACCAAAGCAGATCTATGCTATGTGATGTCCAATTCATACGGGTTCAGTGGAAACTGTACCTCACTGATATTTAAAAGGCTCTGA
- a CDS encoding dipeptidase, producing MDNLKNYIADNRERFLNELFELIRIPSISSESSHKPDMYRAAELWKEILLDCGADRAEVMETAGNPVTYAEKIVDPSYPTVLVYGHMDVMPVDPIDLWESDPFEPVIRDGKIYARGADDDKGQSFMHAKAFEYLVKHNLLKCNVKFIIEGEEEIGSEHLPEFCKANRELLKADVILVSDTSMLGPDIPSITTGLRGLAYWEIEVVGPNRDLHSGLYGGAVANPINVLAKMIASATDEDNRITIPGFYDKVQEVSSYEREKMARAPYDEDGYKHKLGLDALSGEKGYSTPERTGIRPTFDICGIWGGYTGEGAKTVLPSKAYAKISTRLVPNQDYLEIAQIVKEHFEKIAPPSVKVSVQYLHGGNAYVCPVEMPAYKAAERAYTKVFGKEPVPVRSGGSIPIISTFEEILGQKSVLMGFGLDTDAIHSPNENYPVEQFLKGIETIAWFYHYFA from the coding sequence ATGGATAATCTTAAGAATTATATAGCAGACAATCGTGAGCGCTTCCTGAATGAATTGTTTGAATTGATAAGGATTCCTTCAATTAGTTCTGAAAGCAGCCATAAACCGGATATGTACAGGGCTGCTGAATTGTGGAAGGAAATCTTGCTTGACTGTGGAGCTGATAGGGCTGAAGTGATGGAAACTGCCGGTAATCCTGTAACTTATGCCGAGAAGATTGTAGATCCGTCTTATCCTACAGTTCTTGTTTATGGTCATATGGACGTAATGCCGGTTGACCCGATTGACCTGTGGGAAAGTGATCCATTCGAGCCTGTTATCAGGGATGGAAAAATCTATGCCAGAGGTGCAGATGATGACAAGGGACAATCCTTTATGCATGCAAAGGCATTTGAGTACCTGGTTAAGCATAATCTTCTGAAATGTAACGTAAAGTTTATAATTGAAGGTGAGGAAGAGATAGGTTCCGAACACCTGCCTGAGTTTTGTAAGGCCAACAGGGAGTTGCTGAAGGCAGATGTGATATTGGTTTCCGACACTTCTATGCTTGGTCCGGATATCCCTTCTATTACAACAGGATTGAGAGGGCTTGCATACTGGGAGATAGAGGTGGTTGGTCCTAACCGTGACCTACACTCGGGCCTTTACGGAGGTGCTGTAGCCAATCCTATCAATGTATTGGCCAAGATGATTGCTTCAGCAACTGATGAGGATAACCGCATCACTATTCCGGGATTTTATGATAAGGTTCAGGAGGTTAGTTCGTATGAAAGAGAAAAGATGGCCAGGGCTCCCTACGATGAAGACGGCTATAAACATAAGCTGGGACTAGATGCATTATCAGGTGAAAAAGGCTATAGCACACCAGAGCGTACCGGAATCCGACCTACTTTTGATATCTGTGGGATATGGGGCGGTTATACCGGAGAGGGAGCTAAAACCGTGCTGCCATCAAAAGCTTATGCCAAGATATCTACAAGGTTGGTACCCAACCAGGATTATTTGGAGATTGCTCAAATAGTAAAGGAGCATTTTGAGAAAATAGCTCCACCTTCAGTAAAAGTTAGTGTCCAATATCTTCACGGAGGCAATGCCTATGTTTGTCCGGTTGAAATGCCGGCATATAAAGCTGCTGAGAGGGCCTATACAAAGGTTTTTGGTAAGGAACCTGTTCCAGTCCGCAGTGGAGGAAGTATTCCTATCATTTCTACATTTGAAGAAATTCTTGGTCAAAAATCAGTGTTGATGGGGTTTGGTCTTGATACAGATGCTATTCACAGCCCGAATGAGAACTACCCAGTTGAGCAATTTCTTAAGGGAATTGAGACGATTGCGTGGTTTTACCATTATTTCGCATAG
- a CDS encoding ABC transporter permease, whose product MYKFWESIKKEYYLLVNDKTGLTLMFIMPLLLVLIVTVIQDSAFRMVNDNMISMLVANHDKGDKGEELEKMLGSSGMFGITNGTWAPEELNELVRNGEALTGLYIPESFSDELSTNTEQLSNLILANMGLGESDGNSLSGPGSVIFFNDAALQENYVLSITNVIRTHLSVIEVRQMLGTMYNQLGVEEIPEEVETAMLSGGIQIQRYSSAETLPTPNSTQHNVPAWTVFAMFFMVISLGTNLVLEKAGGSFLRLKAMPSSIAIVMLSKQVVYVLVGVLQVSFIFGIAWLVFPWLGLPRLTLAESNVTGLLLVVLMSSFSAVSYSLMLGAIARTQEQSNGFGAISVIIFAAIGGIWVPSFVMPEFLRLLSQLSPLHWCLESFYVLFLRGGDWAGLAKPLYILLIFSLICQFISYVKLRRDQLI is encoded by the coding sequence ATGTATAAGTTTTGGGAATCCATAAAGAAGGAATACTACCTGCTTGTTAATGACAAGACGGGCTTGACGCTTATGTTTATCATGCCTCTGTTGTTGGTTCTGATAGTCACCGTTATTCAGGACAGTGCTTTCAGGATGGTCAACGACAACATGATAAGCATGCTTGTTGCTAACCATGACAAGGGAGATAAGGGTGAAGAACTTGAAAAGATGCTGGGATCAAGCGGGATGTTTGGTATAACCAATGGCACCTGGGCTCCTGAGGAACTAAATGAGTTGGTAAGGAATGGTGAAGCCCTGACAGGTCTTTATATTCCTGAGAGCTTTTCGGATGAGCTTTCAACAAATACAGAACAACTGAGTAATCTGATACTTGCAAATATGGGTCTGGGAGAAAGCGATGGCAATAGTCTGAGTGGGCCCGGTTCAGTTATCTTCTTTAATGATGCAGCGCTTCAGGAGAATTACGTACTTTCGATAACCAATGTAATACGCACTCATTTGAGTGTGATTGAGGTAAGACAGATGCTCGGCACTATGTATAATCAGCTGGGTGTTGAAGAGATACCTGAAGAGGTTGAGACTGCAATGTTGTCAGGTGGAATACAGATACAGAGATACAGCAGTGCTGAGACCCTGCCGACACCCAACAGTACTCAGCATAATGTGCCTGCATGGACAGTGTTTGCAATGTTTTTTATGGTGATTTCGCTGGGCACCAACCTGGTGCTGGAAAAGGCCGGAGGTAGTTTCCTTCGTCTGAAAGCCATGCCCTCATCAATAGCCATTGTAATGCTTAGCAAGCAGGTGGTCTATGTTTTGGTAGGCGTTCTACAGGTAAGTTTTATCTTTGGTATTGCCTGGCTTGTTTTTCCGTGGTTGGGCCTGCCCCGTCTTACGCTTGCCGAAAGTAATGTCACAGGATTGCTGCTGGTGGTACTGATGAGCTCATTTTCGGCAGTAAGTTATTCGCTGATGCTTGGTGCTATTGCAAGAACCCAGGAGCAGTCAAACGGTTTTGGGGCCATCTCAGTGATAATCTTTGCCGCAATTGGTGGAATATGGGTTCCCTCATTCGTGATGCCTGAGTTTTTAAGGTTGCTTAGTCAACTTTCACCGTTACACTGGTGCCTTGAATCCTTTTATGTACTGTTTTTAAGAGGCGGAGACTGGGCCGGACTGGCCAAGCCGCTTTACATATTACTCATTTTTTCTTTAATTTGTCAGTTTATCTCTTACGTGAAACTGCGTAGGGATCAGTTGATTTAA
- a CDS encoding BtrH N-terminal domain-containing protein, giving the protein MDNNYQHIQTAHCENGVVVRLLKTAGINIDEPMAFGIGSGLFYIHIPFLKLNNAPALAFRTMPGRIFKQSCNFLGVEYKSRRFSKPQNAEAYLDKLLEQGYDVGCQVGVFNLSYLPVEYRFHFNAHNLVVYGKEGDEYLISDTTMEKPTRLGATELLKARYAHGLYAPKGHLYYIKEKGPVSVSDYRLREAVVKGIKRNVRDMLHIPGSFAGVSGIKYTGDKVRKWRDQLGVRKAGRYLGHIVRMQEEIGTGGGGFRFLYAAFLERTAELFQDDQLLSVSEDFGKAGDMWRTSAVKMAGVFRGRNTGQEHFNEIAGLFYEISDIESQAFKRLSQIVKKYD; this is encoded by the coding sequence ATGGACAATAACTATCAGCATATTCAGACAGCGCATTGTGAGAACGGTGTAGTAGTAAGATTGTTAAAGACTGCAGGTATCAATATTGACGAACCAATGGCCTTTGGCATTGGTTCGGGACTATTCTATATTCATATCCCTTTTCTGAAGCTAAACAACGCTCCTGCGTTGGCTTTCAGAACTATGCCCGGACGGATATTCAAGCAAAGCTGTAATTTTCTTGGGGTTGAATATAAGTCAAGGAGGTTTTCCAAACCTCAGAATGCCGAAGCCTATCTTGATAAACTTCTTGAGCAGGGATATGATGTGGGTTGTCAGGTAGGTGTATTCAACCTTTCCTACCTTCCAGTAGAATATCGCTTTCACTTCAATGCCCACAATCTGGTGGTTTATGGCAAGGAGGGAGATGAGTACCTAATTAGTGACACCACTATGGAGAAGCCTACAAGACTTGGTGCAACCGAGTTGCTCAAGGCAAGGTATGCTCACGGGCTCTATGCTCCCAAGGGTCACCTATACTATATCAAGGAGAAGGGGCCTGTTAGCGTTAGTGATTATAGGCTCAGAGAAGCTGTAGTTAAAGGAATTAAGAGAAATGTACGTGACATGCTGCATATTCCGGGTAGCTTTGCCGGTGTTAGTGGCATAAAATATACAGGAGATAAGGTACGTAAATGGCGTGATCAGCTGGGGGTAAGAAAGGCAGGACGTTATCTTGGACACATAGTCAGAATGCAGGAAGAAATTGGTACAGGAGGTGGAGGATTCCGCTTTCTGTATGCCGCATTCCTTGAAAGGACTGCGGAGCTTTTTCAGGATGATCAGCTGTTGTCGGTATCTGAAGACTTTGGCAAGGCTGGTGATATGTGGCGCACATCCGCTGTTAAAATGGCTGGAGTGTTCAGAGGTCGTAACACCGGTCAGGAGCACTTTAATGAGATTGCCGGTCTCTTTTATGAGATTTCAGATATAGAAAGCCAGGCTTTTAAGCGACTTTCGCAAATAGTGAAGAAGTATGACTGA
- a CDS encoding phosphopantetheine-binding protein — protein MDREALKSELKVHLVKYLNILDRKPEEIGDDMPLFGDSGLGLDSIDSLELIVMLEREYGLKINNPADGRKVLATINAMVDYIIENKK, from the coding sequence ATGGATAGAGAAGCATTAAAAAGCGAACTGAAGGTACACCTTGTGAAGTATCTAAATATTCTGGATCGCAAGCCTGAGGAAATAGGTGACGACATGCCACTATTTGGTGATAGCGGACTTGGTCTGGATTCTATTGACTCACTAGAGCTTATAGTGATGTTGGAGCGTGAGTATGGACTCAAGATAAACAATCCTGCTGACGGCCGTAAGGTTCTGGCTACTATTAATGCCATGGTTGATTATATTATTGAAAACAAAAAGTAA
- a CDS encoding beta-ketoacyl synthase chain length factor, giving the protein MYILDSIAISPQNTWEGYPDTLRIIEGNKYFASEPSYEGLIPASQLRRMGKALRMGIACGVQLLKRNAEVDGIIIGTSEGGLEGCISFLNQIVDYDEGTLTPTNFVQSTPNAVAGHLALVFGNSGYNITHVSGGLSFENALIDAKMLFEEGKAESLLVGNVEEISDYNYNIGLAAGRYKLAETRSDQLLGSVTPGSVAGEGSAMFVFSKQGGSGDVRVLDVAGLTNVGESELHEYICSFLGKNGLEADKVDALVAGFSGDAGSDYYYSNLHSKLFPSSNLYSFKNAVGEYPTVTGYALKMTVDLLKGVNLPEGQLLKQGRKEVKRVLIYNYFRGIQHSLMLVVRE; this is encoded by the coding sequence ATGTATATACTTGATTCCATAGCCATATCGCCTCAGAATACCTGGGAAGGTTATCCTGATACGCTCAGGATTATTGAGGGTAATAAGTATTTTGCTTCCGAGCCATCCTATGAAGGTCTTATTCCTGCATCTCAGTTGAGAAGGATGGGCAAGGCCCTTAGGATGGGTATTGCCTGTGGAGTCCAGCTTCTTAAACGAAATGCTGAGGTTGACGGAATTATTATAGGGACCTCGGAAGGAGGACTCGAAGGATGTATTAGCTTCCTGAATCAGATAGTAGACTATGACGAGGGTACCCTGACACCAACAAACTTTGTACAAAGTACCCCTAATGCCGTGGCAGGACATCTGGCTCTGGTCTTTGGCAATAGTGGATACAATATAACCCATGTCAGTGGTGGTCTGTCTTTTGAAAATGCCCTGATAGATGCAAAGATGCTGTTTGAGGAGGGTAAGGCAGAAAGCCTGCTTGTAGGTAACGTTGAAGAGATATCAGATTATAATTATAACATTGGTTTGGCTGCTGGACGCTATAAGTTGGCTGAAACCAGGAGTGACCAACTCCTTGGTTCGGTAACACCCGGATCTGTTGCAGGAGAAGGATCTGCAATGTTTGTTTTCAGCAAACAAGGTGGATCTGGTGATGTAAGAGTCCTTGATGTGGCCGGTCTTACAAATGTCGGAGAAAGTGAATTGCATGAATACATTTGTTCTTTTTTAGGGAAGAACGGTCTTGAAGCCGATAAAGTTGATGCTCTGGTTGCCGGTTTTAGCGGAGATGCAGGAAGTGATTATTATTATAGTAATCTTCATTCAAAGCTTTTCCCATCAAGCAATCTTTACAGTTTTAAGAATGCAGTAGGAGAATATCCCACCGTGACAGGCTATGCCCTCAAGATGACGGTAGATCTGTTGAAGGGTGTCAACTTGCCAGAAGGACAATTGCTTAAACAGGGCAGGAAAGAAGTTAAAAGGGTACTTATATACAATTATTTCAGGGGAATTCAGCATTCATTGATGCTGGTTGTCAGGGAATGA
- the fabG gene encoding 3-oxoacyl-ACP reductase FabG: protein MKYALVTGGSRGIGRAVCVQLAAEGYHVVINYRSNDAEAEATLAQITGAGGSAELLKFDVSNNDEVNAVLGGWLTANPDKHIEVLVNNAGIVRDNLMVFMPAEDWSAVLSTNLNSFFFVTKVLLQPMLIRRRGSIINMVSLSGQKGQPGQVNYAASKGGVIAATKSLAAEVGKRGVRVNAVAPGFITTEMTENLNEAELKATVPLNRFGKPEEVAEVVCFLAGPKASYITGEVISVNGGIFS from the coding sequence ATGAAATACGCTTTAGTAACTGGGGGATCAAGAGGTATAGGCAGGGCTGTTTGTGTTCAGCTGGCTGCTGAAGGTTATCATGTAGTGATTAATTACCGCTCAAATGATGCAGAGGCAGAAGCGACTCTGGCTCAGATCACTGGGGCAGGAGGAAGTGCCGAACTGCTTAAGTTTGATGTCAGCAACAATGATGAGGTGAATGCAGTGCTGGGAGGATGGCTGACTGCCAATCCCGACAAGCACATAGAGGTGCTTGTCAATAATGCCGGAATAGTACGCGACAACCTGATGGTTTTTATGCCGGCAGAGGACTGGAGTGCAGTTCTTTCGACGAATCTCAACAGCTTCTTTTTTGTTACAAAAGTTCTGCTTCAACCCATGCTTATCAGGCGCAGAGGTAGTATAATAAACATGGTCTCCTTATCGGGACAGAAAGGTCAGCCGGGTCAGGTCAACTACGCAGCGTCTAAAGGTGGTGTTATAGCAGCTACCAAGTCACTGGCTGCAGAAGTTGGTAAACGTGGAGTAAGGGTAAATGCAGTTGCTCCTGGATTTATCACTACAGAGATGACCGAGAACCTGAATGAAGCTGAACTGAAGGCTACTGTTCCTCTTAATCGCTTTGGAAAACCTGAGGAGGTTGCAGAAGTAGTTTGCTTCCTTGCTGGACCAAAGGCATCCTATATCACAGGGGAGGTTATTTCTGTAAACGGAGGGATTTTTAGCTAG